From one Mycobacterium colombiense CECT 3035 genomic stretch:
- a CDS encoding DJ-1/PfpI family protein — MTRVAIPIFPRFTALDAVGPYDVLQRIPSMDVVFVGHRRGEVRTENGMLGVSCDATFDEVDAPDVVVFPGGIGTRQLVHDEAIRAWLQAVHPNTTFTTSVCTGALLLAAAGLLDGLTATTHWRAADLLNGLGARYVPERVVEHLPQRIITAAGVSSGIDMALRLVELLVDREAAQAAQLLIEYDPQPPFDSGALAKSDAATVARAHEYLEARQ; from the coding sequence ATGACGCGGGTGGCCATCCCGATCTTCCCGCGGTTCACCGCACTCGACGCGGTGGGTCCTTATGACGTGCTGCAGCGCATTCCGTCGATGGACGTCGTGTTCGTCGGACACCGGCGCGGTGAGGTGCGGACGGAGAACGGAATGCTCGGTGTCAGCTGCGATGCCACCTTCGACGAGGTGGATGCGCCCGATGTGGTGGTGTTCCCCGGCGGCATCGGCACCCGCCAGCTCGTTCACGACGAGGCCATCCGGGCGTGGCTGCAAGCGGTCCATCCCAATACGACGTTCACCACCTCGGTGTGCACGGGTGCCCTGCTGCTGGCCGCGGCCGGTCTGCTGGACGGGCTCACCGCCACCACCCACTGGCGGGCCGCCGATCTCCTCAACGGCTTGGGCGCCCGCTATGTGCCGGAGCGAGTCGTCGAACACCTGCCGCAGCGGATTATCACGGCCGCCGGGGTGTCCAGCGGCATCGACATGGCGCTGCGTCTGGTGGAGTTGCTCGTCGACCGGGAGGCCGCGCAGGCCGCTCAGCTGCTCATCGAATACGACCCGCAGCCGCCCTTCGACTCGGGCGCGCTCGCCAAATCCGATGCCGCAACGGTGGCGAGGGCCCACGAATACTTGGAGGCCCGGCAGTAG
- a CDS encoding sulfotransferase family protein, whose product MTTRLDAAEMLAAAEAETGLRDYGDATLPERFAVAVDHLNGLGLDADGRFEAAQVCRWLLTSRLEFIEDRNRYPIGAEVIKSPMFVTGEPRSGTTLMHALMSVDPHARALRFWEVMYPSPPPGLAAPDDDRRARADADWREINAKMPKWLHSHPYNDMLGDGLPEDERTWAFDFRVMTPTAWWRVPMQSLVGGLATDPAAQYRLHRAMLQQLQYRRSPKYWVLKGFHGFRLREMFDAYPDATLVWLHRDPVQVAASRTMMMADIAEGMVGPVDLHALAKMHLELTREGVANTMSNPMVDDPRILHVRYTDFIADQIATVRRYYDFAGRTITPEAETAMRDYLVNNRGDRYGKFRYSTQLLIDIGEDLDALHAEFQPFRERFGVEIETRG is encoded by the coding sequence GTGACAACACGTTTGGACGCCGCGGAGATGCTCGCCGCCGCCGAGGCGGAGACCGGGCTGCGCGACTACGGCGACGCCACCCTGCCCGAGCGCTTCGCCGTCGCCGTCGACCACCTGAACGGTCTGGGCCTGGACGCCGATGGCCGCTTCGAGGCCGCGCAGGTGTGCCGCTGGCTGCTGACGTCGCGCCTGGAGTTCATCGAAGACCGCAACCGCTACCCGATCGGCGCCGAGGTGATCAAGTCGCCGATGTTCGTCACCGGCGAACCCCGTTCGGGCACAACGCTGATGCACGCCCTGATGTCCGTCGACCCGCACGCCCGCGCGCTGCGGTTCTGGGAGGTGATGTATCCGTCTCCGCCGCCGGGGCTGGCCGCCCCCGACGACGACCGCCGGGCGCGCGCCGACGCGGACTGGCGTGAGATCAACGCCAAGATGCCCAAGTGGTTGCACAGCCACCCGTACAACGACATGCTCGGCGACGGGCTTCCCGAAGACGAGCGCACCTGGGCGTTCGACTTCCGGGTGATGACGCCGACCGCGTGGTGGCGGGTACCCATGCAGTCCCTGGTCGGCGGTCTGGCCACCGACCCGGCCGCGCAATACCGGTTGCACAGGGCCATGTTGCAACAACTGCAATACCGGCGGTCGCCAAAGTATTGGGTGCTGAAGGGGTTTCATGGTTTCCGCCTCAGGGAGATGTTCGACGCCTACCCCGACGCCACCCTGGTCTGGCTGCACCGCGACCCGGTGCAGGTCGCGGCCTCGCGCACGATGATGATGGCCGACATCGCCGAGGGCATGGTCGGTCCGGTCGACCTGCACGCGCTGGCGAAGATGCACCTGGAGCTGACACGCGAAGGCGTCGCCAACACCATGAGCAATCCCATGGTGGACGATCCACGCATCCTGCACGTCCGCTACACCGACTTCATTGCGGACCAAATCGCAACGGTACGGCGCTATTACGACTTCGCCGGCCGCACAATCACGCCCGAGGCCGAAACGGCGATGCGCGACTACCTGGTCAACAACCGCGGTGACCGCTACGGCAAGTTCCGCTACTCCACCCAGCTGCTGATCGACATCGGTGAAGACCTCGATGCGCTGCACGCCGAATTCCAGCCATTCC
- a CDS encoding PadR family transcriptional regulator: MLELAILGLLIESPMHGYELRKRLTGLLGAFRAFSYGSLYPALRRMQAEGLIAEDAAPAGTPVRRARRVYQLTDEGRRRFGELVADTGPHNYTDDGFGVHLAFFNRTPAEARMRILEGRRRQVEERREGLREAVARASSSFDRYTRQLHQLGLESSEREVKWLNELIAAERAMPGLSEQT, encoded by the coding sequence TTGTTGGAGCTCGCCATCCTGGGTCTCCTGATCGAGTCGCCCATGCACGGCTACGAGTTGCGCAAGCGGCTGACCGGTCTCCTCGGCGCGTTCCGGGCGTTTTCGTACGGATCGCTCTACCCCGCCCTGCGGCGCATGCAGGCCGAAGGGTTGATTGCCGAGGATGCCGCCCCGGCCGGGACGCCGGTCCGGCGGGCCCGGCGCGTCTACCAGCTGACCGACGAGGGCCGCCGGCGCTTCGGTGAGTTGGTGGCCGACACCGGTCCGCACAACTACACCGACGACGGCTTCGGGGTCCACCTGGCCTTCTTCAACCGGACTCCGGCAGAGGCGCGGATGCGCATTCTGGAGGGCCGTCGCCGTCAGGTCGAGGAACGACGGGAGGGTCTGCGCGAAGCAGTTGCGCGGGCCAGTAGCTCGTTCGACCGCTACACCCGTCAGCTTCATCAATTGGGGCTCGAGTCCAGTGAGCGCGAAGTCAAGTGGCTCAACGAGCTCATCGCTGCGGAGCGGGCTATGCCCGGCCTCTCCGAGCAAACGTAA
- a CDS encoding DUF1707 SHOCT-like domain-containing protein: MAKWLGAPLGGGATTTTRAKDSDRQDACTVLDDALADGELSAEEHRERVSAATKAVTLGDLHTLVNDLQTNAGRQLPAVDSRPKMLPRVGGWWVPAAAFVVSVLLGIGIGWGLYGNTRSPLDFTTDPGAKPDGVGAVVLTAPTQLHSVGGLTGLFEQMRKRLGDTMGYRLVIYPTYAVLDRPDPSDDRRMLAYTYRGGWGDPTSSAKGSSDAAAPADLSKFDVTKTVGIMRGAPETLHMRPADVKTTYLIIEPATDPTTPGALSLSLYVSSDYGGGHITFAGDGAVKEMSLPT; this comes from the coding sequence GTGGCGAAATGGCTCGGGGCACCGCTGGGAGGCGGGGCGACCACGACGACCCGCGCCAAGGACAGCGACCGCCAGGATGCCTGCACGGTCCTCGACGACGCCCTGGCCGACGGAGAGCTCTCCGCCGAAGAGCACCGGGAGCGGGTCAGCGCGGCCACCAAGGCGGTGACGCTGGGCGACTTGCACACCCTGGTGAACGATCTGCAGACCAACGCCGGGCGGCAACTGCCCGCCGTCGACTCGCGGCCCAAGATGCTGCCTCGAGTCGGCGGGTGGTGGGTGCCGGCCGCCGCCTTCGTCGTCTCGGTGTTGCTGGGCATCGGCATCGGCTGGGGGCTGTACGGGAACACCCGCTCGCCGCTGGACTTCACCACCGACCCGGGGGCCAAGCCCGACGGAGTCGGCGCCGTGGTGCTGACGGCGCCCACACAGCTGCACTCGGTCGGCGGGCTCACCGGGCTGTTCGAGCAGATGCGCAAGCGGCTGGGCGACACCATGGGCTACCGGTTGGTGATCTACCCGACCTACGCCGTGTTGGACCGCCCGGACCCCTCCGACGACCGCCGGATGCTGGCCTACACCTATCGCGGCGGGTGGGGCGATCCCACCAGCTCGGCCAAGGGTTCCTCGGACGCGGCCGCCCCCGCCGACCTGAGCAAGTTCGACGTGACGAAGACCGTGGGCATCATGCGCGGCGCCCCCGAAACGCTGCACATGAGGCCGGCCGACGTCAAAACCACGTACCTGATCATCGAGCCGGCGACCGACCCGACCACACCGGGTGCGCTGTCGCTGTCGCTGTACGTCTCGAGCGACTACGGGGGCGGGCATATCACCTTCGCGGGTGACGGCGCCGTCAAGGAGATGAGTCTGCCCACGTAA
- a CDS encoding single-stranded DNA-binding protein, producing MAGDTTITVVGNLTADPELRFTPSGAAVANFTVASTPRIYDRQSGEWKDGEALFLRCNIWREAAENVAESLTRGARVIVTGRLKQRSFETREGEKRTVVEVEVDEIGPSLRYATAKVNKASRSGGGGGGGGFGGGGGGSRQQSAPASSAPADDPWGSAPASGSFGGGDDEPPF from the coding sequence GTGGCTGGTGACACCACTATCACCGTTGTTGGAAACCTGACCGCCGACCCCGAATTGCGGTTCACCCCGTCGGGTGCCGCCGTCGCGAACTTCACCGTGGCGTCGACACCGCGGATCTATGACCGCCAGAGCGGGGAATGGAAAGACGGTGAGGCGCTGTTCCTGCGGTGCAACATCTGGCGGGAGGCCGCCGAGAACGTCGCGGAAAGCCTCACGCGTGGTGCCCGTGTGATCGTCACGGGCCGGCTCAAGCAACGCTCTTTTGAGACTCGTGAAGGTGAAAAGCGCACCGTCGTCGAGGTCGAGGTCGACGAGATCGGCCCTTCGCTGCGGTATGCCACGGCCAAGGTGAACAAGGCCAGCCGCAGCGGTGGCGGTGGTGGCGGCGGCGGCTTCGGCGGTGGCGGCGGCGGATCCCGCCAGCAGTCGGCGCCGGCGAGCAGCGCACCCGCGGACGACCCGTGGGGCAGTGCCCCCGCGTCGGGCTCGTTCGGCGGCGGGGACGACGAACCCCCCTTCTGA
- a CDS encoding DUF5318 family protein translates to MRLQRQVVDYALRRRSLLSEVYSGRTGVSEVCDANPYLLRAAKFHGKPSQVMCPICRKEQLTLVSWVFGEHLGAVSGSARTAEELVMLATRFEEFAVHVVEVCRTCSWNHLVKSYVLGAARTAPPPRGAGRTRTARNNARTAIE, encoded by the coding sequence GTGCGACTGCAGCGACAAGTGGTGGACTACGCGCTCCGGCGGCGCTCACTGCTGTCCGAGGTGTACTCGGGCCGCACCGGTGTGTCCGAGGTCTGTGACGCGAACCCGTATCTGCTGCGCGCCGCCAAGTTTCACGGGAAACCGAGTCAGGTCATGTGTCCGATCTGCCGCAAGGAGCAGCTGACGCTGGTGTCGTGGGTGTTCGGGGAGCACCTCGGCGCGGTGTCGGGCTCGGCGCGCACGGCCGAAGAATTGGTGATGCTGGCAACCCGCTTCGAGGAGTTCGCCGTCCACGTGGTCGAGGTGTGCCGGACCTGCAGCTGGAACCATCTCGTCAAGTCCTATGTGCTCGGCGCGGCGCGCACTGCACCGCCGCCCAGGGGCGCCGGACGCACGCGGACGGCGCGCAACAACGCCCGCACGGCCATTGAATAA
- a CDS encoding glycosyltransferase family 87 protein: MTEAAEHGATTSPQRLAADLRSADNRDCPSRNDFLGAALADVVGGPVGRHALIGRSRLMTPLRVMFLIALVFLALGWSTKAACLQSTGTGAADQRVANWDNQRAYYELCYSDTVPLYSAELLSQGKFPYKSSWVETDSSGAQQIRYDGQPAVRYMEYPVLTGVYQYVSMALAKTYTALSKLAPLPVVAEVVMFFDIAAFGLALAWLATVWASAGLAGRRIWDAALVAGSPILIFQIFTNFDALATAFAMAGLLTWARRKPVLAGVLIGLGAAAKLYPLLFLGPMLLLGIRTGRLRAWVRTAVAAGVTWLLVNLPVLVFFPRGWSEFFRLNTRRGDDMDSVYNVIKSFTGWRGFDPKLGFWQPPTVLNTVVAVLFVASCAAIAFIVLTAPQRPRVAQLLFLVVAAFLLTNKVWSPQFSLWLVPLAVLALPHRRLLLAWMTVDALVWVPRMYYLYGNPNRSLPEQFFTTTVLLRDIAVIVLCALVIRQIYRPGEDLVRWGGRVDDPAGGPFDRAPDAPPAWLPDWLRPVGSRRSSVPDSPGAEERPAVASGVAP, from the coding sequence GTGACCGAAGCCGCGGAGCACGGCGCCACCACCTCACCGCAGCGGCTCGCAGCGGACCTGCGCAGCGCCGACAACCGAGATTGCCCGAGCCGCAACGACTTCCTGGGCGCCGCGCTCGCCGACGTGGTCGGGGGACCGGTCGGCCGGCACGCGTTGATCGGCCGCTCCCGGCTGATGACCCCGTTGCGGGTGATGTTCCTGATCGCGCTGGTGTTCCTGGCGCTCGGCTGGTCGACGAAGGCGGCCTGTCTGCAGAGCACCGGCACCGGGGCCGCCGACCAGCGGGTTGCCAACTGGGACAACCAGCGCGCCTATTACGAGCTGTGCTACTCCGACACCGTGCCGCTGTACAGCGCAGAGTTGTTGAGCCAGGGCAAGTTTCCCTACAAGTCGAGCTGGGTCGAGACCGACTCGAGCGGCGCCCAGCAGATCCGGTACGACGGCCAGCCCGCGGTGCGCTACATGGAGTATCCGGTGCTGACCGGGGTCTACCAGTACGTGTCGATGGCGCTGGCCAAGACCTACACGGCGCTGAGCAAGCTGGCGCCGCTTCCGGTGGTCGCCGAGGTGGTGATGTTCTTCGACATTGCCGCGTTCGGGCTGGCGCTGGCCTGGCTGGCCACCGTCTGGGCGAGCGCCGGCCTGGCCGGGCGACGGATCTGGGATGCGGCACTGGTGGCCGGCTCCCCGATACTGATCTTTCAGATCTTCACCAACTTCGACGCGCTGGCAACGGCTTTCGCGATGGCCGGGCTCCTGACCTGGGCGCGACGAAAACCGGTGCTGGCCGGCGTGCTGATCGGCTTGGGTGCCGCGGCGAAGCTGTATCCGTTGCTGTTCCTGGGCCCGATGCTGTTGCTGGGAATCCGGACCGGACGTCTACGCGCGTGGGTGCGGACCGCGGTGGCGGCCGGGGTGACCTGGCTGCTGGTGAATCTGCCCGTGCTGGTGTTCTTTCCGCGCGGCTGGTCGGAGTTCTTCCGGCTCAACACGCGTCGCGGCGATGACATGGACTCGGTGTACAACGTCATCAAATCGTTCACCGGTTGGCGGGGGTTCGACCCCAAGCTCGGGTTCTGGCAGCCGCCGACGGTGCTCAACACCGTCGTCGCGGTGCTGTTCGTGGCGTCTTGTGCGGCAATCGCTTTCATCGTGCTGACCGCCCCGCAGCGACCACGGGTGGCGCAGCTGCTGTTTTTGGTGGTCGCCGCTTTCCTGCTGACCAACAAGGTGTGGAGCCCGCAGTTCTCGCTGTGGCTGGTGCCGCTGGCGGTGCTCGCACTGCCGCATCGCCGGCTACTGCTGGCGTGGATGACCGTCGACGCACTGGTGTGGGTGCCGCGGATGTATTACCTGTACGGCAACCCCAACCGTTCGCTGCCAGAACAGTTCTTCACCACCACCGTGTTGCTGCGGGATATCGCGGTTATCGTGTTGTGCGCGTTGGTGATTCGTCAAATCTATCGGCCCGGCGAGGATCTGGTGCGCTGGGGTGGCCGGGTGGACGACCCGGCGGGCGGACCGTTTGACCGCGCACCCGATGCGCCACCTGCGTGGCTGCCGGACTGGCTGCGGCCGGTTGGTTCGCGCCGCTCGAGCGTCCCGGATTCCCCCGGCGCCGAGGAGCGACCCGCGGTGGCCAGTGGAGTGGCGCCATGA
- the rpsF gene encoding 30S ribosomal protein S6 — protein sequence MRPYEIMVILDPTLDERTVAPSLETFLNVVRKDGGSVDKVDIWGRRRLAYEIAKHAEGIYVVVDLKAEPATVSELDRQLSLNESVLRTKVMRTDKH from the coding sequence ATGCGTCCATACGAAATCATGGTCATTCTTGACCCCACGCTCGACGAGCGCACTGTTGCCCCGTCCTTGGAGACGTTCCTCAACGTCGTCCGCAAGGATGGTGGATCGGTCGACAAGGTCGACATCTGGGGCCGGCGCCGCCTGGCCTACGAGATCGCCAAGCACGCCGAAGGCATCTACGTCGTCGTCGACCTGAAGGCCGAGCCGGCGACGGTATCCGAGCTCGACCGCCAGCTGAGCCTCAACGAGTCGGTACTGCGCACCAAGGTGATGCGCACCGACAAGCACTAA
- a CDS encoding LLM class flavin-dependent oxidoreductase codes for MTVHPAAFLRTTLPLDLSGLAELDSGRYHSLWLPDHMVSFWPDSIWTPEFTDLATASPSPHRHLDGLAVAAAAAVLTERVPLVSAVVDTVRRHPAMLAQTALTIDHLAKGRFILGLGSGESENTLPYGFDFSRSVSRFEEALAVIQLLWRSDGPVDFDGQFYSLRHARLDTEPYEGRLPPIWIGASGPRMLDIAGRYADGWWPAGAWTPEHYAQMLAAVRASADRAGRDPMAITPCFIQVCLIGTDDAALAEILQAPLVKAFLLQVSAKTLSDFGFDHPMGPDWRGFQDIDPAVLTRDRIVQFLGDAHPEMVLAVVPHGTPKAVAKIVKTYVDAGLRVPKILDYGAMAGLKYAQASAANVRAAEDELVRLCGDLP; via the coding sequence ATGACCGTTCACCCCGCAGCGTTCCTGCGCACCACCCTCCCCCTCGACCTGTCCGGGCTCGCGGAACTCGACAGCGGCCGATACCACTCCCTCTGGCTGCCCGATCACATGGTCAGCTTCTGGCCGGATTCGATCTGGACACCCGAATTCACCGACCTGGCCACCGCTTCCCCGTCGCCGCACCGCCACCTGGACGGGCTCGCGGTGGCGGCCGCGGCGGCCGTGCTGACCGAGCGAGTCCCTCTGGTCAGCGCCGTGGTCGACACGGTGCGCCGCCATCCCGCCATGCTCGCGCAGACGGCGTTGACGATCGATCACCTCGCCAAGGGCCGCTTCATTCTGGGGCTGGGCAGCGGTGAGAGCGAGAACACGCTGCCCTACGGCTTCGACTTCTCGCGTTCGGTCAGCCGTTTCGAGGAGGCGCTGGCGGTGATCCAGTTGCTGTGGCGCAGCGACGGTCCCGTCGACTTCGACGGTCAGTTCTATTCACTGCGCCATGCTCGCCTGGATACCGAACCCTACGAGGGTCGCCTCCCCCCGATCTGGATCGGCGCCAGCGGCCCGCGAATGCTCGACATCGCGGGCCGGTACGCCGACGGGTGGTGGCCGGCGGGCGCCTGGACTCCCGAGCACTACGCCCAGATGCTCGCCGCGGTGCGGGCATCCGCAGATCGCGCCGGCCGCGACCCGATGGCCATCACCCCCTGCTTCATCCAGGTGTGCCTGATCGGCACGGACGACGCCGCGCTCGCCGAGATCCTGCAGGCTCCCCTGGTCAAGGCGTTCCTGCTGCAGGTCTCCGCAAAGACGTTGAGCGACTTCGGGTTCGACCACCCCATGGGCCCGGACTGGCGTGGATTTCAGGACATCGACCCGGCGGTGCTCACCCGGGATCGGATTGTGCAGTTTCTGGGCGACGCGCACCCCGAGATGGTGCTGGCCGTCGTACCGCATGGCACGCCGAAAGCAGTCGCCAAGATCGTCAAGACGTACGTCGACGCGGGCCTGCGCGTGCCCAAGATCCTCGACTACGGCGCCATGGCCGGCCTGAAATACGCGCAGGCGTCGGCGGCCAACGTCCGCGCCGCCGAAGACGAGCTGGTGCGGCTCTGCGGGGACCTGCCGTGA
- a CDS encoding inositol-3-phosphate synthase: protein MSEQNAPQASTEVRVAIVGVGNCASSLVQGVQYYYDADANSTVPGLMHVKFGQYHVRDVKFVAAFDVDAKKVGFDLSEAIFASENNTIKIADVPPLNVTVQRGPTLDGIGKYYADTIEVSDVEAVDVVQALREANVDVLVSYLPVGSEEADKFYAQCAIDAGVAFVNALPVFIASDPVWAKKFADAGVPIVGDDIKSQVGATITHRVMAKLFEDRGVQLDRTMQLNVGGNMDFLNMLERERLESKKISKTQAVTSNLQREFKTKDVHIGPSDHVGWLDDRKWAYVRLEGRAFGDVPLNLEYKLEVWDSPNSAGVIIDAVRAAKIAKDRGIGGPVIPASAYLMKSPPQQLPDDVARTQLEEFIISA from the coding sequence ATGAGTGAGCAGAACGCGCCGCAGGCGTCGACGGAGGTACGAGTCGCCATTGTCGGCGTCGGTAACTGCGCGTCTTCGCTGGTTCAGGGCGTGCAGTACTACTACGACGCCGACGCGAACAGCACCGTGCCCGGCTTGATGCACGTGAAGTTCGGTCAGTACCACGTGCGCGACGTGAAGTTCGTCGCGGCGTTCGACGTGGACGCCAAGAAGGTCGGCTTCGACCTGTCCGAGGCGATCTTCGCGTCGGAGAACAACACCATCAAGATCGCCGACGTGCCGCCCCTCAACGTGACGGTGCAGCGCGGCCCGACGCTCGACGGCATCGGCAAGTACTACGCCGACACCATCGAGGTGTCCGACGTCGAGGCCGTCGACGTCGTCCAGGCGCTGCGCGAGGCCAACGTCGACGTCCTGGTCTCCTACCTGCCCGTCGGCTCCGAAGAGGCCGACAAGTTCTATGCCCAGTGCGCCATCGACGCCGGTGTGGCGTTCGTCAACGCGCTGCCGGTGTTCATCGCCTCGGACCCGGTGTGGGCCAAGAAGTTCGCCGACGCCGGCGTGCCGATCGTCGGTGACGACATCAAGAGCCAGGTCGGCGCGACCATCACCCACCGCGTGATGGCCAAACTGTTCGAAGACCGCGGCGTGCAGCTCGACCGCACCATGCAGCTCAACGTCGGCGGCAACATGGACTTCCTCAACATGCTCGAGCGCGAGCGCCTCGAGTCCAAGAAGATCTCCAAGACGCAGGCCGTGACCTCCAACCTGCAGCGCGAGTTCAAGACCAAGGACGTGCACATCGGCCCGTCCGACCACGTCGGCTGGCTCGACGACCGCAAGTGGGCCTACGTGCGGCTGGAAGGCCGCGCCTTCGGTGACGTGCCGCTGAACCTGGAGTACAAGCTCGAGGTCTGGGACTCGCCGAACTCCGCGGGCGTCATCATCGATGCGGTCCGCGCCGCCAAGATCGCCAAGGACCGCGGCATCGGCGGCCCGGTGATCCCGGCGTCGGCGTACCTGATGAAGAGCCCGCCGCAGCAGCTGCCCGACGACGTCGCGCGCACTCAGCTCGAAGAGTTCATCATTTCGGCCTAA